The window TAGCTCCGGACTAGGATTGAGGCACCAGTCCCGAATTGGAGGCTAAAGTTTGTGATACTAGCAGTGACATGAAAAATGCTGATCATATGGTTTTGTTAGTTTTGTTAATCTAGTTACCTAGTGTTGTAGGGAAAAAAATTCTATGAGACCAGGTCTCACGGATTAGCAGGTGAGACCCATCCTGATGGATGACACGTGGcattcacaaatcacaaagcatctaCCCCACCCCCACCTGAAATCAGGGGGGGAGAGATtagatgctttgtgatttgtgaatgCCACGTGTCATCCATCAGGGCGGGTCTCACCTGCTAAATATGAGACCTGGTCTCATATAATTTTTTTCCGTGTTGTAGCTGCTCCTTTCAATGTTATTAAGCACTTGGCACTTGATATCCATGATGGAATTGTTACATTAGTTTCCTACTGTGGCTAAAAATGTGCATCACTGCATGATATGTTGGATGTACCGAATTGTAGAAGTTATTATGTTCAACAAGTTGCAAAAGGTCGTCCAAAATCGCTATTTCTGTTGCCACTCATGTACGTTATAGTGGTTATCGTGCTAATGCATCTACGGCACTGAACATTTATTGCTCTCTGTAGATGTTCCTGTCAAAAGGAAGATTGAGAAAAACAGGGAGAAGGTCCTTCACCATGAGAGTGTGTTGAAGCGGAACCCTTATATACAGACAATCCCATCTTCTTTGATGTCAAAGAAGGATAAGAAGAAGTTCAAGAAACACGCAAAGAAAAAGGAATTGCAGGAGTCACGGGAAGAAAAAAGTGTTCCCATGGTATTAACTGTTGGAGAGTTGTGCAGCTTCCTTTCTGTTTGAGGCTCAGCTTGCTAATTGCGGGATTTATTTCGTTTACAGGAAGAGGATTCAGCTGAGAAGAACCTCGACATCTGGGGTGGAGATGCTAAAGGGGCTGCTTTGCCCAAAAAGGGAATGAAAAGGCTTAAGAAAAATGTAAGCCTGAGTGTGTAAAGCTTGCAGTCATATTTGTGCAAATTTACAAACATATTTTCTTGCCAAATGCTGCATCTGGTAGCTTATCCATTTTTGTCGGTATCAAAATGTCTAGCTTTAATGGATTACTTCTTGCAGAAATCTACCACATCTGTGATTCCTGCGGTTGAAGTTGAGCCTCAAGGATGTTCATTTAATCCTCCACATGAAGCCCATCAAGTATGTGGTTGAAGATATGTTTTAAGTTTAGGATGTTTGTATTATCATCCACTTTTTAATTGCTAAACCATTGGCTGTTGGATGTCTGGGCGCTTTTAATAGTAAGTTCTTTTCTCATGTTGTTTGTGTTGGTGTTTGTAGGACGCTCTTGCCCTAGCCGTTGCTGATGAAATGCGCAAGATCTACACGAAAGAGTTAGGCCCCACACCAGTGCCACTTACTGTTCTTGGTCAAGCAGTAGCTGAAGAAGATGTAAGTTCTACGACTGCCTTTACACATAGCCCCTCTAGGAGATGACTGGAATTTGGACAATATCCCAACCTTCTATCTGCTTTTGAATACTTTCTCACTCGTTATATTGGTATATTGCTTCTGATGAACATAGGCATGCACTATGATTTTTTTTAGAGACTTAGGACTGTTGTATTCTTGCAAGTCTACCTTGCACCAAGTAATAGAAAAAAAATCCTTGTAATTCTATTGACGAAGGTTGTCATCCAGGCACAATTAACATTATTATAAAGACTGAGATTATTCATCTAGTCTTTTTAAGGTGCTATCTTATTGTCTAGTTCATTCTGAGATTTTTCATTCTAGTCTATAGAGGTGTTTCGTAAGTATATCATGAAATGACAAGTTATTTGATCCACATATATCCATACCCAGGTTCGTGCCATCTAGGCTGTAACGAGCTATGTAAGCAATGTAACATGAATTCCATTTTTGCAAGTTGTGTTCTGCAAATCATATGACCTGTATGTATATATTGGAATTTTATCAAAACCATTTCGGAGTACTTGCCAGCTGCTGACTTTAGTCTCGGAACAGTATAGTATCGTTCCATGCTGTGTTACTGGATTGTGTTCTTGTGATTCGACATGCTTATCCCTTTTCTTTCACCTGGCCTGCAGAAATTTTTTCTTGATGCTgctgatgatggagatgctgctGCTGATGGAGATGTAGATGCTGCAGAAGGTGATAAAGACCAGGATGCTGATGCTCTAACTGGAGAGAGGTTACACTCGACTATGTTATGAAAAATATACAGTTATTATGAAGTAAAGCATTTTGGCTTCAGTACATCATACTTCTATCCTCATGGCTTTtgtgagtagtactccctccgtctggaaaTACTTGTCGGGTATCCATTTacccgacaagtatttccggacggagggagtacatgttaaTGATGGTTGAAGCTTAGTGTCACACCGCCATTCACTATTTTTGACATGTTTATATATTATGCAAAATGAGTTAGTTTTTCAGAAAGTTGGGTGCTGCTAAGTGTTGTCTTATTCTTCCATTGGTGGCATTAGAAAGCTAGTAGAGTGCAGGAGGATTGCAGCTCACATTTTAGAATCCGATTGGAAGATTATGTGCTTTTTCAGACATAGAGTACCTTTTTGACGTTTCAATTTAGTTGCTTTGGTGTAAATTTGCAAAATATTATCGGAATAGCTGTTGTGTCCGGTTTATCTTTATAGATGATATCATTTAATGGTATGATCTATTAATTTTCAGGAAGAAAACAAAAAGAGTTACGAGAGTGGAACTGAACAAAAGGGCTCGTCGTAAAGAGAGGTTAAGGACAGAAGCAGATGCGAAGAAACTGGAAGTTTTTTCAAAGCAAATAGACAGGTAGGTTTCACATTCCTGTCTCATCAAGCTCCCAAGAATGGTCTACTTTTAGTTCTCTGGTTACCATATTTTTGCTATTATTTTTTGCAGCTTGCCAAATATATTAGAGGAGATAGCAAAAGAGGACAAGGAAAAGGAGGAAAAGCGCATAAGGCTAACTGTGGCTAAGCAGGAAAGACTCAAGTCAGCCCCACGTCGTCTGGGTAGACACAAGTACATTTCTAACCCTGATGTTTTTTTTAACAGTTGCAAGTCTGGGCTACATATATTAGTGTTGCTATTTTCATGAAACTTACAACTGCCAGTGTAATCTGGTTTACTTCGGTAGAGGTTTAAATAATAGGAGGAGACCTCAATGGCCACGTGGGTATATCTAACACAGGTTTTGAAGGGGCGCATGGGGGCTTTGGCTATGGCATCaggaatcaagaaggagaagatgtcTTAAGCTTTGCTCTAGCCTACAACATGATTGTAGCTAACACCCTCTTTAGAAAGAGAGAATCACATCTGGTGACTTTTAGTAGTGGCCAACACTCTAGCCAGATTGATTTCATCCTCTCGAGAAGAGAAGATAGGCGTGCGTGCCTAGACTGTAAGGTGATACCTGGAGAGAGTGTTGTACCAGCGGGAGCAGGCCAAAGTTGGTGGTTGGTGGTTGCTGGTGGTTGCTGACTTCCGCTTTCGGATTCGTGTCCAGCGGGATAAGCGTGCCAAAGTTGCTAGAACgaagtggtggaagctcaagggggaggtagctcaggtgttcaaggagagggtcattaaggagggcccttgggaggaaggaggggatgcggacaatgtgtggatgaagatggcgacttgcattcgtaaggtggcctcggaggagtttggagtgtccaggggaaggagaagcgaagataaggatacctggtggtggaatgatgatgtccagaaggcgattaaagagaagaaagattgcttcagacgcctatacctgtataggagtgcagacaacatagagaagtacaagatggcgaagaaggccgcaagatggcgaagaaggccgcaaagcgagctgttggtgaagcaaggggtcgggcatatgaggacctctaccaacggttaggcacgaaggaaggtggaagggacatctataagatggccaagatccgagagaggaagacgagggatattggccaagtcaaatgcatcaaggacggagcaggccaactcttggtgaaggacgaggagattaagcatagatggcgggagtacttcgacaagttgttcaatggggagaatgagagttctaccattgaactggacgactcctttgatgagaccagcatgcgttttgtgcggcgaatccaggagtctgaggtgaaggaggctttaaaaaggatgaaaggaggcaaggcgatgggccctgattgtatccccattgaggtgtggaaaggtctcggggacatagcgatagtatggctaaccaagcttttcaacctcatttttcgggcaaacaagatgccagaagaatggagacagagtatattagtaccaatcttcaagaacaagggagatgttcagagttgtactaattaccgtggaattaagctgatgagccatacaatgaagctatgggagagagtcattgagcaccgcttaagaagaatgacaagcgtgaccaaaaatcagtttggtttcatgcctgggaggtcgaccatggaagccattttcttaaGCGgaatggtgttcattgacttggagaaggcctatgataagataccgcggaatgtcatgtggtgggccttggagaaacacaaagtcccagcaaagtacattaccctcatcaaggacatgtacgataatgttgtgacaagtgttcgaacaagtgatgtcgacaccgatgacttcccgattaagataggactacatcaggggtcagctttgagcccttatctttttgcatttatgatggatgaggtcacaagggatatacaaggagatatcccatggtgtatgctctttgcagatgatgtggtgctagttgacgatagtcagacgggggtaaataggaagttagagttatggagacaaaccttggaatcgaaagggtttaggcttagtagaactaaaaccgagtacatgatgtgcggtttcagtactactaggtgtgaggaggaggaggttagccttgatggccgggtggtacctcagaaggacacctttcggtatttggagtcaatgttgcaggaggatgggggtattgatgaagatgtgaaccatcgaatcaaagccggatggatgaagtggcgccaagcttctggcattctctgtgacaagagagtgccacaaaagctaaaaggcaagttctacaggacggcggttcgacccgcaatgttgtatggcgcggagtgttggccgactaaaaggcgacatgttcaacagttaggtgtggcggagatgcgtatgttgagatggatgtgtggccacacgaggaaggatcgagtccggaatgatgatatacgagatagagttggggtagcaccaattgaggagaagcttgtccaacatcgtctgagatggtttgggcatattcagcgcaggcctccagaagctccagtgcatagcggacggctaaagcgtgcagagaatgtcaagagagggcggggtagaccgtatttgacatgggaggagtccgttaagagagacctaaaggattggagtatcaccaaagagctagctatggacaggggtgcgtggaagcttgctatccatgtgccagagccatgagttggttgcgagatcttatgggtttcacctctagcctaccccaacttgtttgggactaaaggctttgttgttgttgttgttgttgttgttgttgctcaTTGAATCATTTTTTATATCACCCGTTCTACCATGCTGTAAAGTTTGATGACATTACTAATTTTTTGGGGTAtattgtagtactccctccgtcccaaaattcttatcttagatttgtctaaatacagatgtatcaagtcacgttttagtattagatacatccgtatctagacaaatctaagacaagaattttgggacggagggagtatttttttGGGGCACATGGTGTCATATTTGGCTATGATATTTGATTCTCCGACAATAATTAAAATATGAATGCAACAGGTTTGAACGTGCTCCCGTTCAAGTTCTGTTGACAGAGGAGATTAGTGGCTCGCTTAGAAAGCTGAAGGTAACATTCTCTGGTTTTGTTGCTGTCTACTAGAATTCTGCAGGGGCTAACTGCTATATCTTTGTGCAGGGGTGCTGCAATCTAGCGAGGGATCGCTATAAGAGCATTGAAAAACGTGGCATGCTTGCACCAAATAAGAAATTAAGGTCCGTCTTTGCTTCTCTTACATACAAATTATTTAAGTTGAAGTAGCTTTGCTGATTACAAAGTATTAGCGAGCATTGTTATCTCCTTTTGTTCGCCTGAAGGCCAAAATCACTGATTAGAAAGCTTCAGCGACCTTGCACTCCATTTAAAGTCCtaaaatataagatgttttttgaCACTCCGGTGCTGACACATTTATCTATCCATGAGCAGCAAGCGCCCTCGCCGCTAAATGTGTGGTGTATGTTCCAACACGGCGAGGAACATGAGCAATCTCACTGGGAGTTGAAAATAACTTGAATTGACGGGGGAGACCAGTGCTGACAAGGCTATGAAAATATAGTTCTACAATTTGCCTTGTTAGTATTGCTGAGGGGGTTAAAAGAGTCGCATCGCTTGAATTTTAGTTTGTCGCTCCCTCTCATGTCTGGCCTGAAAACGGCCTTCGTCGGGCAGGTTTCGTATATCAGACTTCTTACCATCTTTGTATCGACTGTAATAGATAATTATGTTCTCAGCGACAGTATGATCTCCTTCATCGCTATGAAGACTGCGTTTCAGCTGTAAAAGAACATTGCATTGCCAACTGCTCTTTGTTCATCACAAAAGATTTAAGTGACGTTGGTGATACAATAACTTACCTGATGCAAGTTCAGTTATAATTTTGAGGGTATGTGACTTGAGTAGGGCATTTTGGAGACCGAGCTCTGTGGAGACCTtaattttgaaaaattcaaaataCAAACTTTTCAGTTTCAAAAACTTCTATTTTTTTTACACATGTATACAAGGATGTAATGTGTATGTGTGTAAAATTTTAGGATGAAATACTTTAAATTGCGAGctgcaaaaataaataaatcataaGACTTTGGGGTGGGTAATGTAAACTGAAAGAGATGtcgtttttgattttttttccaaatCATGGTCAAATATACAAATATAATGACATGCCCTTGCAGTCAGGTGCTGCTCCACAGCTATTTACTGTTGCCTCTTGCAGGGTCAAATATGCAGCCTGCTAGCTACTACTACTCCATAGGCCATGCATGCTCGCAAATTGTTCACGGAGGGAGTACTTTGTGTTGCCTTCTTTCGCAGGGCCGTACATGCCCGCAAATTCAACGTTTCACCATTACGTGTCTTAAAACCGAAACTCAAAAATAAACATTAAACAATACAACAACACACATAAATGAAATCAATTTGCAAGTTGATATCATTATTTCATGAGCTAACCATACACCCTAGCCAACCTTGGGGGCGAGGACGACGGTCACCACGCTGGCGATGGTGCCGACGAAGACGCGGACGCGGTTTAGCCTGAGGTCCTGCTGCACCCCCGCCCCGAAAGGCACGAAGATCACGTCGGCGTCGGGCTTGTCCTTGAGGATGACGGCCTTGCCTCATCGGCCGGCAGCCCGACCACCTCCGGCCACGACGCCTTCTTGCCGCCGCCGGCGACGTTCCCGTGGAGCTCATCGTcgcacgcacggcacctctgcgaCCGTCCGGTTTGATCTAAATCGATAACTGGAGTACCAGATTGTAGGAATGATCGAAGGATTGCAGTTGACCTTGAGCTTACCTACGTACCGACCGGTTTGATCTGTTCAACTGATGAACGGCCGGCGACAGAGCACAGGCAAATATCAGTTGATGGACTTGGACAACGTTGGTTGTTATATGCCTCTATTTGTAGGAGTGGGAGATCGATGTGGGCGGTGCTGAGGTGCATGTATATGTGTGGTATCTATAATGTATTGTTCGGGGAATGATCCAAGCATGCGTATGAAGTTGGGTAAGTACAAGCAAGAAGCAACCTAGACAATTAGTTAGGCCTTGAAGCTACTTAGGCCCTGTTTGTTTGGGCTTTTGCTTCTACTTTTGCAGCTTTTTCATTTTGGTCAAAAAGCCATAAAAGCTTCTAAATAGGTGCTTTTTGGGCTTTTATGACTTTTAATGAATCAATATAACAATATTTAGCTTCAAGCATGGGCTTCAAAAACTTTGTAAGAATGAAAGATGAGCCATATGCTAATATAGTAGTACATCCTTCGTCCCATAATACAAGATGTTTTTGCAAGCTGAGAAAAGTATTTCCTTCCAACTGGTATACATGTTGTGGCTTTAAATGACATTACAACATGCTGGATATATTGTTAACCATGCTCTTTGCGCGCCTAGAGAGCAACAAGCAAGGTAATTAGCGAATTAGGGCTTAATATAAGTCAACCAAACAACCTAGGCAGTAAATTAGGGCTTTGCTACTCGTAacgtatactccctccgttcggaattacttgtctcagaatggatgtatctagaactaaaatacgtctagatacatccatttccgcgacaattaattccgaacggagggagtacatatatAGAGCTCCGACTCATGCTTCACCTAACCAGATTGCTGGCTACATGAACTAACGCGCTGTTAGAATTAGTTTATAACCGTAATAGACGGTTTGTATGCCCAAAGCGCCGCATGGACGCATTCTCATTGTACAGACGCCTGTGATCACCGAACAAGCGCCTTCTCCTCGTAACCGACTTTGCCAAGAGACGCAAAGCCTGGTATAAATACCATCCGATGATCAATGAAAGATAGAAGTTCGATTCATTCTCATTTACATTCAACACGTTATCAGCACGAGCTCTGCCGAGAGCTCTGCCCAGAATCACAGGAAAAGAAGAACGGAAGAAAGGGAGAGGTCGGTGCCTGGAGGACGAGGTGACGGCGCGCGGACCATGGCCCATCGGCGACGGTACCCAGCGCGTGCGGCCGCCTTCGGACTAGATGCAGGTACCCCCGGCGGAGGCCGTGGCCATCATCCCCGTCGCCGCCGGCCACCACTCCATCTTCGCCGCGCACGGGCGCTCGCCGCCGTCTCCTGGCCATTGGCGTCCCGCCGCCAAGATGCTACTCCGGCCGCACCGGCAAATGGAGCCCGGCGGCGCTCACGCTCGCCACCGAGTGAATTGAGTCTACAGAAAAGAAGAGAGGAAGAAGGGGGATAGGAAGATCAGAAACATCGGTAAGTAAATTTCCTGAGGCTTCCCCATCGCGACCTCCTTCGGAGGACCGGCGGCGGTGGCCAACAGCACCCATCGCGGTGATCGGCCCTGCGCGAACCTCCGCAACGCTCGCGTCCGCGCTTGCCTCGGctgtagccatgcccgcggtATAGCACGGCTTGCATCCTTGCAGTCCGCCGTGTACGCGGCCGCGGCCTCCTGGCACGGTGGTGCTCCTGGCGCGCTTGGTCTTCACGACCAGCGGTTGGGCGACGCGCGCCGTCCGGAACCACCCGGCGGCAGCCGACGGAGACCTCCCGTCACCAGCGCGGCCACCGACGCCGCCACCCGAAGCTCGCCGCATCCTGCGCCGCGGCGGCAATGGCCTCCCACTAGCACGGTTTCCGCGCAGGCACATGGGAGCCCGCCTCCCTTGGCCTCCCCAATGGCGCTGTGCTTAGCACCCGCCTCCCCGGCGGCTCCTCCGACGAGGAAGAGCACGGCGGGAGCACCTCTCCGCGTTGATGCGGCCGAGCGGCCATGGGAGCCTCCGCGTGTGTTGGTCAAAGGATTGGGGATTCGGACGTGGCTTGAGTCGCTCTCTCTCCTAGTTATTCTCTCCTTATCCGATCGACCAGCCAGGCTGGTCTTTTCCAGGCTGCCGATTAGCCCATCTAGATACGTTATGGCCAGGCTCCAGCaaagtactactccctccgtcccgaaatACTTATCCGAGAAATTGATGTATCTaaatgtattttagttctagatacaatCATTTATATCTATTtctatgacaagtattttcggatggagggagtacttgtttAATAGCTCGTATAGAGCACTTTGGCAGATTGGTCAAATTACAGCTAGTACTAGCTAGTACAGGTTTCAAAGTACTACATGTTTTGGAGCCTGTGTAAATACATAATATACTCAATTATTGTGTATATTAATGTTCTTGACCATATTGTGTCTATAAATGACTATATGTTCAATGTGTTTGCATTTTGCAATCCCTATAACATATATAAATGGTACAATACTATTATTTTTGCAATTgagatttattttcttgcaaaaTTAAATATCAACTCACCATCAATTAAGTCCAAAAATGCTGAAAAGGCACATAATGACTTAATTCGAATTGATTGATTTGCAAACAAATTGTGAAGTGACTACCTTCGAAACGAGACGGACCACAAACGTTGATATCTCGAAACGAGACGGACCTCATTTGTTGATATCCCGAAACGAGAGGGGCTCCATTTGGTGATATCTCAAAACGGGACGGACTCTATAAAAATGGTGATATCTTGAAAGTGTAGTCATAGATGTTTTGAGTTCTACATCAAACAAACTTCAAGTATTCACTTGAACTCACAATTTTGCAAATTTTGTTAGCACATAACCATGACGATTTCAATTTACATACAAGTAGATTGAACAAATGTATGGTTTCAACCTCATGTATGCCAAGATGACAAAAATTCGATGATTTCTCTCTTGACGGTCACAACTATCATACATGGGCTATGAATGTTGAGGTCAACCATGCGTCTCGTGGAATCATAGCGGCATTTCAAAATCCCAATGGGATAGATGCGCGGCTAGCCGATCAAATTCATATGGATCCATCCAGATCATAATTATGAATATTTGATGGCGAAAACTATAAGCACCATGTGGGAAAGTTCTAAATTAGTTATGAATAGCAAAAGGTAGTCATACTGCCTAGCAGCAAGTCATGATTTAAATCATTCCCGACTCAAAGATTTCATATCTGTCGGAGACAATAATCATGAGGTTCATAACTTTTGCTTCAGCTTGCGATTTGCGAAAAAGAACCTACAAAATGGAGAAGATAGAAGACATTATCTACTATGTTTTTTGCTGACAGGATCTTATAGCAATAATACCATGCTAAAGTACCTAATTTATTCCGATCACATAAATGCACTACTCTAGGGGGGAGAAACTTGATGAATTCCTTCGTGTCTCTCCTCCACCCGTAGTAGGTGCAAATTTTCAGAATTACAACAACTTTGATGGCTCTACTAGAAACCAATCAACGAACTCGAAGGGTACATGCAAACGCAACAAGGAGTACAAGCCACATATGGTCAATTTGTATCAAAAATCCACGTGACACAATTGGCCATCTCAAGGGTAAAGATATGAAGAAAACTTCAATCTTCAATCTGACAATACCAAGGTAGTCATTTGTTCACATTATGGAACAACAAGACTCTCCAACCGTCAGAAAATCCCATAAACACGGAGAACATGGTCATCGAATATGCTTCAAATGACATGTTTGGAGACTTTACTAGTCTCTCAACTCCTTATCAACATCTATTTATTTAATAAATATGTAGGTGTTATCAAATACTGTAAATCACAGTATATTGTATCAGCACTCATGATACAAATAAATTTGTATGTGTTCTATATATCTGATAAAGATTTTCACATTGAAAATTCTGCAATTCTATATATAGAATTCTACGGGAGTCAATCTGATGGAAGAGAAAATATTCTTTGTGGACAATGCAACCAAAAACTCTACACATAAGGGAGATATatattcaaaaatctcaccaagaGACAAGGATATATTTTAATAATCGTTTGACACGATACGAGAATTGTTGGCTTTGGTCGTGCCACACTACACTCCCTATGGGTATAAAAGTATTAACCAAGAACACTTTATAGCATATTAGTTCAATTTGTACCCTATAAGTGCAGAGATATCCGACAGAATGGTTTTCATGTCGTAACTTATGATGACAACAAAGAGGAATAGTATCTCccttttgaaggaaatatgccctagagtcaataataaagttattatttatttccttatatcatgataaatgtttattattcatgctagaattgtattaacaggaaacttgatacatgtgtgaatacataaacaaacagagtgtcactagtatgcctctacttgactagctcgttgatcaaagatggttatgtttcctagccatagacatcagttgtcatttgattaacgggatcacatcattaggagaatgttgtgattgacttgacccattccgttagcttagcactcgatcgtttagtatgttgctattgctttcgtcatgacttatacatgttcctatgactatgagattatgcaactcccgtttaccggaggaacactttgtgtgctaccaaacgtcacaacgtaactgggtgattataaaggtgctctacaggtgtctccgaaggtacttgttgggttggcgtatttcgagattaggatttgtcactccgattgtcggagaggtatctctgggccctctcggtaatgcacatcacttaagccttgcaagcattgcaactaatgagtttgttgcgagatgatgtattacggaccgagtaaagagacttgccggtaacgagattgaactaggtattgagataccgacgatcgaatctcgggctagtaacataccgatgacaaagggaacaacgtatgttgttatgcggtctgaccgataaagatcttcgtagaatatgtgggagccaatatgagcatccaggttccgctattggttattgaccggagacgtgtctcggtcatgtctacatagttctcgaacccgtagggtccgcacgcttaacgtttcgatgacaattatattatgagtttatatgttttgatgtaccgaaggttgttcggagtcccggatgtgatcacggacatgacgaggagtctcgaaatggtcgagacataaagattgatatattggaagcctatgtttggatatcgtaagtgttccgggtgaaatcgggattttaccggagtaccgggaggttactggaaccccccggcaacataatgggccttagtgggcctaggtggaagagagaagaggcggctagggctgggccgcgcgcccctcccccctagtccgaatacgagaaggagaagggggcg is drawn from Aegilops tauschii subsp. strangulata cultivar AL8/78 chromosome 1, Aet v6.0, whole genome shotgun sequence and contains these coding sequences:
- the LOC109784933 gene encoding ribosome biogenesis protein NOP53 gives rise to the protein MGKAAKSSRKGKKAWRSNISTDDIDEFYEKQTRDAHAGAAAIPSLPSDSLFFVDKPASASTSSAATASDPPPKDVPVKRKIEKNREKVLHHESVLKRNPYIQTIPSSLMSKKDKKKFKKHAKKKELQESREEKSVPMEEDSAEKNLDIWGGDAKGAALPKKGMKRLKKNKSTTSVIPAVEVEPQGCSFNPPHEAHQDALALAVADEMRKIYTKELGPTPVPLTVLGQAVAEEDKFFLDAADDGDAAADGDVDAAEGDKDQDADALTGERKKTKRVTRVELNKRARRKERLRTEADAKKLEVFSKQIDSLPNILEEIAKEDKEKEEKRIRLTVAKQERLKSAPRRLGRHKFERAPVQVLLTEEISGSLRKLKGCCNLARDRYKSIEKRGMLAPNKKLSKRPRR